Proteins from one Oryza sativa Japonica Group chromosome 12, ASM3414082v1 genomic window:
- the LOC107279707 gene encoding uncharacterized protein: protein MRKNRTATPRHASCIPNMHHMAEHPPNHHGEGMDDFVAELARMTLVVGYPNAPEYTTIPPLSGELPHRVRLEVHGYVGTCLANMAVEASGGTADHACQEAAYLMMARLWERHNYIFHDTAYRFHPRRASGSDVSSFRPTAGENDTTFGHMCAVMRGMDRMHSDLHKASKALNDGKLMRIVALKDEIARLKRENAQLKGLPAPRGVRIRTTPRKSTTAPVHVQLAPRNPPPSAAPPVPPAAPAVPAAPAPAPAPVPMSALASALSFAPASAVRGPASGNGGWLPATPSGSRDRSSSSSSGSEPGSGETYLPGSRSRSEGPGDEQEDAFDSTDRRSRSEH, encoded by the coding sequence ATGGCCGagcacccacccaaccaccacggagaaggcatggatgacttcgtggcagagttggcacgcatgacactggtggtgggctaccccaacgcaCCGGAGTACACGACTattccaccgctcagtggcgagcttcctcaccgtgtccgcttggaggtccatggctacgtggggacttgcctcgctaacatggcggtTGAGGCGTcaggaggcacagcagatcacgcatgtcaggaggcagcctacctgatgatggccagactatgggagcgccacaactacatcttccacgacacggcgtaccgcttcCACCCTCGTCGAGCCAGCGGCAGCGATGTCAGTTCTTTCCGTCCGACAGCCGgtgagaacgacaccaccttcggTCACATGTGCGCTGTGATGAGGGGGatggacaggatgcactcggacctgcacaaggcgtccaaggccttgaatgatgggaagctcatgaggatcgtcgctctgaaggacgagatagcgcgcctgaagagggaGAATGCTCAGTTGAAGGGTCTTCCCGCGCCAAggggagtccggatccgcactacgcctCGCAAGTCGACAACGGCACCCGTGCAcgtccagcttgcgcccaggaacccacctccgtCAGCAGCTCCTCCAGTTCCACCCGCAGCTCcagcagttcctgcagctccagcgccagctccagctcccgttCCCATGTCAGCTCTAGCATCCGCGCTCTCCTTCGCACCTGCATCAGCCGTCAGGGGCCCCGCCAGTGGCAACGGAGGTTGGTTGCcagctactcccagtggcagccgtgaccgcagcagcagcagctccagtggctcagagccaggcagcggcgagacttatctgccaggctctaggagtcgctcagagggacctggtgatgagcaggaggacgccttcgactccaccgaccgcaggagccgttccgagcattag
- the LOC112936086 gene encoding ubiquitin-like protein 5, translated as MIEVVLNDRLGKKVRVKCNEDDTIGDLKKLVAAQTGTRPEKIRIQKWYNIYKDHITLRDYEIHDGMGLELYYN; from the coding sequence atgatCGAGGTGGTGCTGAACGACCGGCTGGGGAAGAAGGTGCGGGTGAAGTGCAACGAGGACGACACCATCGGCGACCTCAAGAAGCTGGTGGCGGCGCAGACCGGGACGAGGCCCGAGAAGATCCGCATCCAGAAGTGGTACAACATCTACAAGGACCACATCACCCTCAGGGACTACGAGATCCACGACGGGATGGGCCTCGAGCTCTACTACAACTAG
- the LOC4351479 gene encoding protein TRAUCO, translated as MADAAADDDAPPSPPPSAFHPASADTPMSDATPSAADTPNLPDTPASASAEPETPFSDAALADASDADASGVAAPPDDDGTNPLGGAMKHMALAPPAPPSKKSKKKNSNSVWTRPNSRKGKKKAKQPANALAGGSGGANGRLPKPSSGEDELVLTPAPRFAAERNDDAPDRPVLLSRVFKSDKVEVSDDRLTAGSTKGYRMVRATRGVAAGAWYFEVKVLHLGSTGHTRLGWATNNADIHAPVGYDVFGFGYRDMDGTKVHKAWRANYAEQGYGDGDVLGFYIHLPDGELYEPKQPFLVHYKGLPFRAEAPKAAEQKTPDPVPGSEICYFKNGICQGTAFVDIPGGRYYPAASMYTLPDQPNCQVRFNFGPNFEFFPEDFGGRLIPRPMSDVPYRPFELANGGPAENGTAEKNI; from the exons AtggcggacgccgccgccgacgacgatgcgcctccctccccaccccctTCCGCGTTCCACCCCGCGTCCGCCGATACCCCCATGTCCGACGCCACCCCATCCGCCGCCGATACCCCAAATCTCCCCGAcacccccgcctccgcctccgccgaacCCGAGACCCCCTTCTCcgacgccgcgctcgccgaTGCATCCGATGCTGATGCCTCGGGCGTCGCCGCGCCACCCGACGACGACGGGACCAACCCGTTGGGCGGCGCCATGAAGCACATGGCCCTCgcgcccccggcgccgccgagcaagaagtccaagaagaagaacagcAACAGCGTCTGGACCAGGCCCAACTCCCGCAAGGGCAAGAAGAAGGCCAAGCAGCCGGCCaacgccctcgccggcggcagcggcggcgccaacGGCCGCCTCCCCAAGCCCTCCAGCGGCGAGGATGAGCTCGTCCTCACCCCGGCGCCCCGATTCGCCGCCGAGCGCAACGACGACGCGCCCGATCGGCCCGTGCTCCTCTCCCGCGTCTTCAAGTCCGACAAGGTCGAGGTCTCCGACGACCGCCTCACCGCCGGCAGCACAAAGGGCTACCGGATGGTGCGCGCCACCCGCGGCGTCGCTGCCGGCGCTTGGTACTTCGAGGTCAAGGTCCTTCACCTCGGCAGCACCGGCCACACCCGCCTTGGATGGGCTACCAACAATGCTGACATCCACGCACCCGTTGGCTACGATGTGTTTGGATTCGGATACCGCGACATGGATGGCACCAAGGTGCACAAGGCATGGAGGGCCAATTACGCTGAGCAAGGCTATGGCGATGGCGATGTCCTCGGCTTCTACATTCATCTTCCTGACGGGGAGCTGTATGAGCCCAAGCAGCCCTTCCTGGTTCACTACAAGGGGCTTCCTTTCCGCGCAGAAGCTCCCAAGGCGGCTGAGCAGAAGACGCCGGATCCAGTTCCTG GTAGCGAGATATGCTACTTCAAGAATGGGATATGCCAGGGCACTGCTTTTGTGGACATTCCTGGAGGGCGGTACTACCCAGCTGCGTCAATGTATACACTGCCTGACCAACCAAACTGTCAAGTCAGGTTCAACTTTGGTCCCAATTTTGAGTTCTTCCCAGAAGATTTTGGAGGTCGATTGATTCCTCGACCAATGAGTGACGTGCCTTATAGACCATTTGAGCTGGCGAATGGCGGGCCTGCTGAAAATGGTACTGCTGAAAAAAACATTTAA
- the LOC4351480 gene encoding structure-specific endonuclease subunit slx1, with translation MNLSATFRSAKIPRALPPKSGEPAAAALASASCAPGNPSAEAAKGKAALGWCVYLIASSRISRTYVGVTTDFPRRLRQHNGELKGGAKASSAGRPWNLACLIEGFVNRSEACEFESKWKNISRKMARKRSEPSMTSLLQHRDMALSRVKNDLACSHLKIKWHSS, from the exons ATGAATCTCTCCGCTACCTTCCGATCGGCGAAGATCCCTCGCGCTCTTCCTCCCAAATccggcgagcccgccgccgccgccttggcctCGGCCTCGTGCGCGCCCGGGAATCCGTCGGCGGAGGCCGCGAAGGGGAAGGCGGCGTTGGGCTGGTGCGTCTACCTCATCGCCTCCTCCCGGATCTCCCGCACCTACGTCGGCGTCACCACCGATTTCCCTCGCCG cCTGAGACAACATAATGGTGAGTTAAAAGGTGGTGCCAAAGCTTCCTCTGCTGGAAGGCCATGGAATCTCGCATGCCTTATTGAAGGATTTGTCAACAGAAGTGAAG CCTGTGAATTTGAATCAAAATGGAAGAACATCTCCCGGAAAATGGCACGCAAAAGGAGTGAACCTAGCATGACCTCATTGCTGCAGCATCGAGATATGGCATTGAGCAGAGTGAAAAACGATCTGGCCTGTAGCCATCTGAAAATCAAATGGCACTCAAGTTGA